Proteins encoded within one genomic window of Bacteroidales bacterium:
- a CDS encoding HipA domain-containing protein: protein MNTTEIKYCPGTLAEGFKTYSPLCLKRMFNGKKVSHILPYSSPQSEKDSDKFIENRKRISISGYQEKSSLLLEKNKLRLTKADEQGTYILKPIPRDLKKVNQVPANEHLTMQIARQVYGINTAENALIFFETGEPAYITRRFDVIEDRKNRAKEDFASLAGKTEEIAGDNYKYDYSYEELAELIKKYVPAYLIEIEKFFALILFNYLFSNGDAHLKNFALSESASGDYLLSPAYDLINTKIHVDDTDFALSKGLFKDKFESQTMKKFGHAGLEDFLEFSKRIGIKENRLDKILKLFLDRQEKVEELVHNSFLDKSVKRAYLQHYNKKRNRLNKI from the coding sequence ATGAATACAACAGAAATAAAATATTGTCCCGGAACATTAGCAGAAGGTTTCAAAACATATAGTCCTTTATGCTTGAAACGTATGTTTAACGGGAAAAAAGTAAGTCATATTTTGCCTTATTCTTCACCGCAAAGTGAAAAAGATTCTGATAAATTTATTGAAAACCGAAAAAGAATATCAATATCAGGTTATCAGGAAAAATCGTCTTTATTACTTGAAAAAAACAAATTGCGTCTCACAAAAGCGGATGAACAAGGAACTTACATATTAAAACCAATTCCGAGAGATTTAAAAAAGGTTAACCAAGTGCCTGCAAATGAACATCTGACTATGCAGATTGCACGTCAGGTATACGGAATAAATACAGCCGAAAATGCTCTTATCTTTTTTGAAACCGGAGAGCCGGCATATATAACGAGACGTTTTGATGTTATAGAAGACAGAAAAAATCGAGCAAAAGAAGATTTTGCATCATTGGCCGGAAAAACAGAAGAAATTGCGGGAGATAATTATAAATACGATTACAGTTATGAGGAGTTGGCTGAGTTGATTAAAAAATATGTTCCGGCATATTTGATTGAAATTGAAAAATTTTTTGCATTAATTTTGTTCAATTACCTCTTTTCAAACGGTGATGCTCATTTAAAAAATTTCGCCTTATCGGAATCTGCATCCGGAGATTATTTGTTAAGTCCGGCTTATGATTTAATAAATACAAAAATTCATGTTGATGATACCGATTTTGCTTTAAGCAAAGGTTTGTTTAAAGATAAGTTTGAATCGCAAACAATGAAAAAATTTGGGCATGCAGGATTAGAAGATTTCCTCGAATTTTCAAAACGAATAGGAATAAAAGAAAACAGGTTAGATAAAATATTAAAACTTTTTTTAGACAGGCAAGAAAAAGTAGAAGAGCTGGTACATAATTCATTTTTAGACAAGTCCGTTAAAAGAGCTTACTTACAACACTACAATAAAAAACGAAACAGATTGAACAAAATATAA
- a CDS encoding HipA N-terminal domain-containing protein yields the protein MKNAKVYRNGILAGILTQEKINTYVFRYEDTYFNNPDFPAISLTMPKSRQEYYSKYLFPFFFNMLSEGINKKLQCQQLKIDKNDYFSLLLATAQYNTIGAITIKPDK from the coding sequence ATGAAAAATGCAAAAGTATATAGAAACGGTATTCTTGCAGGAATACTTACACAGGAAAAAATAAACACATATGTTTTCAGATATGAAGATACATATTTTAATAATCCCGACTTTCCTGCAATAAGCCTTACTATGCCTAAAAGCCGGCAAGAGTATTACAGTAAATATCTTTTCCCTTTTTTCTTTAATATGCTGTCAGAAGGTATAAATAAGAAACTTCAATGTCAGCAATTGAAGATAGACAAAAATGATTATTTCAGTTTATTACTTGCAACTGCACAATACAACACTATTGGAGCAATAACAATTAAACCTGATAAATAA
- a CDS encoding helix-turn-helix domain-containing protein, producing MALIDLAKTIKQRRAVLKITQEQLADMAEVGLRTLKSVENGKGNPTVATINKLAEVIGMELKLEIKKTGL from the coding sequence ATGGCACTTATTGATCTGGCAAAAACCATTAAGCAACGCAGGGCAGTTCTTAAAATTACACAAGAACAGCTTGCAGATATGGCAGAAGTAGGCTTACGAACACTTAAAAGTGTTGAAAACGGTAAAGGAAACCCTACTGTTGCAACAATAAATAAATTAGCAGAAGTTATTGGTATGGAACTGAAATTAGAAATAAAGAAAACCGGATTGTAG
- a CDS encoding ATP-binding cassette domain-containing protein, with protein MKHILETDSIILEFGEKKVLSDVYLKIKTGEIIGLLGRNGAGKSCLMNIIYGELNPFDKSVRIDGKVFFEAYKYPNIIKYMPQFNFVPQSLKLNRIFKDFNLEYDELTELFPDFSSCYNFPLRKLSGGQNRIIELYVILKSKSQFCMLDEPFSHLMPIQTEAVKKLIQKEKLNKGILITDHMYDHIIDISDRIYVIKNGKTHLINSIQEIEDLGYAKINR; from the coding sequence ATGAAACATATACTGGAAACGGACAGTATTATACTTGAGTTTGGAGAAAAGAAAGTATTGTCTGATGTTTATCTGAAAATTAAAACCGGAGAAATCATAGGTTTACTGGGAAGAAACGGGGCAGGAAAATCTTGTTTGATGAATATTATATACGGGGAATTAAATCCTTTTGATAAGTCAGTAAGAATTGACGGGAAAGTGTTTTTTGAAGCCTATAAGTATCCGAATATTATAAAATATATGCCTCAATTTAATTTTGTTCCCCAATCCCTGAAATTAAATAGAATATTTAAGGATTTTAATTTAGAATATGACGAACTGACAGAATTATTTCCGGATTTTTCAAGTTGTTATAATTTTCCTTTAAGAAAACTTTCGGGAGGTCAAAACAGGATAATTGAATTATATGTAATTCTAAAGTCAAAATCACAATTTTGTATGTTAGATGAGCCGTTTTCTCATTTAATGCCGATTCAAACAGAAGCAGTCAAAAAATTAATTCAAAAAGAAAAATTAAATAAAGGGATTTTAATCACGGATCATATGTATGATCATATTATTGATATTTCTGACAGAATATATGTAATTAAAAACGGAAAAACACATTTAATAAACAGTATTCAGGAAATAGAAGATCTTGGATATGCAAAAATTAACAGATAA
- a CDS encoding DUF2179 domain-containing protein, producing the protein MIAATFFETFWFTYFLLPLLIFLSRVIDVSLDTLRIVFISKGDKIIAPILGFFEVLIWLIAIAKIMQNLDNVTCYIAYAAGFAAGNFIGLKIEEKLALGIQIIRIMTQKDSNELINNLREAGFRITSIEAEGKDGNVHIIYSVFERSLLNEITALINKFNPKAFYSVEDVRSINPKSDMFQSGAKRSPIRWFKKGR; encoded by the coding sequence ATGATAGCAGCAACTTTTTTCGAAACATTTTGGTTTACATATTTCCTTTTGCCTCTTTTAATATTTTTATCAAGAGTTATTGATGTGTCATTGGATACATTAAGGATAGTATTCATATCTAAGGGAGATAAGATAATAGCACCGATTTTGGGATTTTTTGAAGTCTTGATTTGGTTGATTGCCATAGCGAAAATTATGCAAAATCTTGACAATGTTACTTGTTACATTGCTTATGCTGCAGGTTTTGCTGCCGGTAACTTCATCGGACTTAAAATTGAAGAAAAATTGGCTCTTGGGATACAAATCATAAGAATTATGACCCAAAAAGATTCTAACGAACTCATTAATAATCTCAGAGAAGCCGGATTCAGAATAACCTCTATTGAAGCAGAGGGTAAAGATGGTAATGTCCATATAATTTATTCTGTTTTTGAACGAAGTTTGCTTAATGAAATAACAGCATTGATCAATAAATTCAATCCAAAAGCTTTTTATTCCGTTGAAGATGTCCGTTCAATTAATCCGAAAAGCGATATGTTTCAATCAGGAGCAAAAAGAAGCCCGATTAGATGGTTTAAAAAGGGGAGGTAA